ATGGAACTTGCACTTGCGTGTGATTTCAGAATAGCTGACAAAGAAGCGAAAATGGGACTGACGGAAACAAGTCTTGCGATTATCCCTGGAGCAGGAGGCACACAGCGGCTTCCGAGGATCATCGGTGAAGCTAAAGCGCTTGAGCTGATTTTGACTGCAAAACGCTTTACCGGAGCCGATGCATACAGCTATGGGTTACTCACTAAAGCGGTTGATAAAGGTTCACTACATGATGAAGTCATCACATTTGCTGAAGCGATGCTTGCAAATGGGCCGATTGCGCTTCAGCAGGCGAAGTACGCAATTAAAGCTGGTATGAACGCAGACCTTCAGACAGGGTTAAAAATCGAGAGAAAAGCTTACGAGATTACGATCCCGACAGAAGACAGGGTAGAAGCGCTGATTGCGTTTTCTGAGAAGAGAAGGCCTGAATTTAAGGGGAAATAAATATGATAAAAAGAAAGCTCATTTTTCTCAGAAAAATGAGCTTTCTTCATGCGGCAGTTATCCTTCATTATAGTGGATCACCATCTGACAAACTGTACGCTGGTCAGCTTTATTATGATAGTCATGAGGCTGATCAGCTTTAAATCGGATTGAATCACCGCTTTTGAGCGTATAATCATTTCCTGAAACGGTGATGATCAATTCTCCCTCAATCACTGTCATATACTCTTCAACACCGCTCCCATGACTTTCACTGTGATAGTGACAGCCGGGGTCGAGTTCAACTCTATAACCTTCCCACTGCCTGACAGGGTCAAAAGTGAAGATCGGATAAACACGGTATCGCCCGTTATCTTCTTCGAGCATCTCAACTGCTTCAGCACGGATCACTGTGACATCACTCACAGGGGCAGCAAGCAGTGAGGAAAAAGATATTTTTAAGCCATTCGCAATTTTCCAGATCGTTCCTACAGACGGATTGGCATCTCCGCGTTCAATCTGGCCAAGCATTGCTTTACTGACGCCAGTCAACAGTGCAAGTCTGTCGAGAGAAAGGTCTCTGTTTTTCCTGAGCAGCCGGAGATTACCACCGAGCTGTTTTTTTATTTCGTCCAAAAAAGTCACCTCTCCGGTTGTTTATTATATTGTACAAATGTACAATATAATAAAATTATCTCATTGCATTTATTGTAAACGATTCATGCTGAAAGAGAAAGGGGTTTATCAATGCAAATGGCTGCAGTCAGTGAACAGAAATCAGGCTTCAGAGCGGGTATGAAAGCAGGCACCAGTATTGCGGTCGGTTATTTGCCGGTTGCACTTACATTTGGACTGCTTGCAAAAACAACAGGACTTACTTTATTTGAATCAGTATTAATGAGCCTGCTCGTATTTGCAGGGGCGGCACAATATATTTCATTATCACTGATCGCAGCAGGGGCTGGAGCTGCTGTGATTATCTTTAATACATTTATCGTGAATATCCGTCACTTTTTAATGTCAGCTTCTTTAAACGAAAAGATGGAGCCTGAAACGCGTGCAAAGAAATCGATCTATGCATTCGGGCTGACTGATGAAACTTTTACAGTCATTGCAACAAGAGAAGGAAAGACATCAACCGGCTTTGCGTTCGGCGTCATGCTGGTAGCGTATGGCAGCTGGGTTGTAAATACCGGGATTGGTCATGTCATTGGTGCGAGTCTGCCTGAGTTTTTGCAGCAGGCGATGTCAATTGCACTGTACGCAATGTTTGTCGGTCTATTGGTTCCTTCGTTAAAGAAGGAAATGAAAGTAGTCTATCTTGCAGGACTCGCTGCTGCATTGAATAGCGCTTTTACACTGAGCGGCCTGCTTGATACAGGCTGGGCGATCGCTGCATCAACATTAATTTCTGCGATTGCAGTTGAAATCATGACAGGACTCAGAAAGGGGGCACGGCTGGAATGAATATGGTGCTGATTATTATTGGAATGGCCATTGTGACGTATATTCCACGGGTATTGCCGCTGACTGTTCTTGAGGGAAAAGAGCTGAATCCATTTTTTCAGGGCGTGTTGAAAAATATCCCTTATGCAGTCCTTGGTGCCCTTATTTTTCCCGGTGTTTTGTTTATTCAGGATGATATCTGGTTTGGCGTTGCCGGTGCAGCCGCTGCGTTTGCCCTGGCATTTCTCGGTGCTGATGTGATGTTTGTTGTGCTTGGTTCTATTGTGTTTCTATCTGTCTATATGCTGATAGGCGGCTGAGTGATTAATTCTTCTTCAATCAGGGAAAACATAAGGACAGTCAGCAGGCCCTTTTGGAGGAGAAAGAGATGCTTAAAAACAGAATAAAGTATGCAGGGAGCCGCTTTTTTAAGGAAGGATATTACGATCATGCTGCGCAGACAGCCTATTATTTTATGCTGTCGCTATTTCCTTTTTTAATTATGGTGGTCTCTAGTACAAGCTTTTTACCGTTCACTTCAACTGACTTAATTGAAGTGATCAGACCGTATGCACCGCAGGAAACGTATGGACTGATCGAATCGAACTTAACAGCGATTCTCGATACAGGGCAGGGTACGATTATCTCAATCAGTTTCCTGTCAACGATGTGGCTTGCTTCAATGGCGATTCAATCGCT
This region of Jeotgalibacillus malaysiensis genomic DNA includes:
- a CDS encoding branched-chain amino acid transporter — its product is MNMVLIIIGMAIVTYIPRVLPLTVLEGKELNPFFQGVLKNIPYAVLGALIFPGVLFIQDDIWFGVAGAAAAFALAFLGADVMFVVLGSIVFLSVYMLIGG
- a CDS encoding DNA-binding protein — its product is MDEIKKQLGGNLRLLRKNRDLSLDRLALLTGVSKAMLGQIERGDANPSVGTIWKIANGLKISFSSLLAAPVSDVTVIRAEAVEMLEEDNGRYRVYPIFTFDPVRQWEGYRVELDPGCHYHSESHGSGVEEYMTVIEGELIITVSGNDYTLKSGDSIRFKADQPHDYHNKADQRTVCQMVIHYNEG
- a CDS encoding branched-chain amino acid ABC transporter permease, producing the protein MQMAAVSEQKSGFRAGMKAGTSIAVGYLPVALTFGLLAKTTGLTLFESVLMSLLVFAGAAQYISLSLIAAGAGAAVIIFNTFIVNIRHFLMSASLNEKMEPETRAKKSIYAFGLTDETFTVIATREGKTSTGFAFGVMLVAYGSWVVNTGIGHVIGASLPEFLQQAMSIALYAMFVGLLVPSLKKEMKVVYLAGLAAALNSAFTLSGLLDTGWAIAASTLISAIAVEIMTGLRKGARLE